Proteins from a genomic interval of Gossypium hirsutum isolate 1008001.06 chromosome A09, Gossypium_hirsutum_v2.1, whole genome shotgun sequence:
- the LOC121206121 gene encoding uncharacterized protein isoform X2 produces the protein MSAENESSVSQRRLSCTKCFDALWFFYSPVHQLQQYYREGVLDNCYGKWSALWDCLYLKTKPSSQLQLKADWRNLSKMNYQQLNVMSLSI, from the exons ATGAGTGCCGAAAACGAATCCTCTGTCTCTCAACGTCGCTTGTCCTGCACTAAATGCTTCGACGCTCTCTGGTTTTTCTATT CTCCGGTTCATCAATTGCAACAGTATTACAGAGAAGGAGTTTTGGATAATTGCTATGGAAAATGGAGTGCTCTTTGGGATTGTTTGTATTTGAAAACCAAGCCCTCTTCTCAACTCCAG CTAAAAGCTGATTGGAGGAATTTATCGAAGATGAACTATCAACAATTAAATGTAATGTCTCTTTCAATTTGA
- the LOC121206121 gene encoding uncharacterized protein isoform X1, with translation MSAENESSVSQRRLSCTKCFDALWFFYSPVHQLQQYYREGVLDNCYGKWSALWDCLYLKTKPSSQLQEILEAREKAESHIWTFRTPEEAQAYWKQEFGHLNGRESK, from the exons ATGAGTGCCGAAAACGAATCCTCTGTCTCTCAACGTCGCTTGTCCTGCACTAAATGCTTCGACGCTCTCTGGTTTTTCTATT CTCCGGTTCATCAATTGCAACAGTATTACAGAGAAGGAGTTTTGGATAATTGCTATGGAAAATGGAGTGCTCTTTGGGATTGTTTGTATTTGAAAACCAAGCCCTCTTCTCAACTCCAG GAAATTCTGGAGGCTCGTGAGAAAGCCGAGTCTCATATTTGGACATTTCGGACACCTGAAGAAGCACAAGCTTATTGGAAGCAAGAATTTGGACATTTAAATGGTCGAGAATCGAAATAG
- the LOC121206120 gene encoding GABA transporter 1: MGSLGNSANSKAVHEAGEDDYDHHKHLSPTHQQLDAGALFVLKSKGSWLHCGYHLTTSIVAPPLLSLPFAFTFLGWAAGIISLVVGALVTFYSYNLLSLVLEHHAQLGRRHLRFRDMANDILGPRWGRYYVGPIQFMVCYGAVIACTLLGGQCMKAIYLLSQPNGSMKLYEFVIIFGLLMLVLAQIPSFHSLRHINLISLFLCLAYSACAAAASIYIGNSSKGPKKDYGLKGDTESRIFGIFNAIAIIATTYGNGIIPEIQATIAPPVKGKMFKGLCVCYTVLIITFFTVAITGYWAFGNHSEGLLLSNFVDDGNPLVPKWFILMTNLFTILQLSAVGVVYLQPTNEVLERTFADPKSKELSARNVIPRVVSRSLSVVIATTVAAMLPFFGDINAVIGAFGFMPLDFILPVVFFNLTFKPSKRSLVFWLNVSIAVVFSALAIIAAIAAVRQIVLDAKTYRLFANV; the protein is encoded by the exons atgggtAGTTTGGGTAACAGTGCAAACTCCAAAGCGGTACATGAAGCTGGCGAAGATGATTATGATCACCACAAGCACCTTTCTCCTACTCATCAGCAGCTCGATGCTGGTGCTCTCTTTGTTCTTAAATCCAAAG GATCATGGCTGCACTGTGGTTACCACTTGACCACATCAATTGTTGCACCACCGCTTCTCAGCCTCCCATTTGCATTCACCTTCCTCGGATGGGCTGCCGGAATTATAAGTTTGGTGGTCGGAGCTTTGGTCACTTTCTATTCTTACAACTTGCTATCTCTAGTCCTTGAACACCATGCTCAATTGGGTCGCCGACATCTTCGCTTCAGAGACATGGCTAATGACATCTTGG GGCCAAGATGGGGTCGGTACTATGTTGGGCCAATTCAATTCATGGTCTGCTATGGTGCTGTAATTGCTTGCACTCTTCTGGGAGGACAATGTATGaag GCAATTTACTTGCTATCACAACCAAATGGGAGTATGAAGCTTTACGAATTCGTTATTATATTTGGGCTCTTGATGCTGGTTTTAGCACAAATCCCATCTTTTCACTCACTAAGGCATATTAATTTGATATCCTTGTTTCTATGCCTTGCCTATAGTGCCTGTGCCGCTGCTGCTTCCATATATATAG GGAATTCTTCAAAGGGACCAAAAAAGGATTATGGCCTGAAAGGTGACACCGAAAGCCGAATTTTTGGAATATTCAATGCTATTGCCATTATTGCCACAACTTATGGCAATGGTATCATTCCAGAAATTCAGGCAACAATTGCACCACCGGTGAAGGGGAAGATGTTCAAAGGGTTATGTGTTTGCTACACGGTACTTATCATTACTTTCTTCACTGTAGCCATCACTGGTTATTGGGCATTTGGCAACCATTCTGAAGGCCTTTTACTCAGTAATTTCGTGGATGATGGAAATCCTTTGGTGCCAAAATGGTTCATCTTGATGACCAACCTCTTTACTATTCTCCAACTATCAGCAGTTGGCGTG GTCTACTTGCAGCCAACAAATGAAGTGCTGGAAAGAACATTTGCAGATCCAAAGAGCAAAGAGTTGTCTGCCCGTAATGTTATCCCGAGGGTAGTCTCAAGATCACTATCTGTTGTTATAGCCACGACAGTTGCAGCTATGCTTCCATTTTTCGGAGACATCAATGCCGTCATTGGAGCTTTCGGTTTCATGCCCCTTGACTTCATCTTACCTGTCGTTTTCTTCAACTTGACATTTAAGCCGTCAAAGCGGAGTCTTGTTTTTTGGTTGAATGTTTCCATTGCAGTGGTTTTCTCTGCACTGGCAATTATAGCAGCCATTGCAGCAGTCAGACAAATAGTTCTTGATGCCAAAACTTATCGATTATTTGCTAATGTATGA